AACTAATACCACTAAAAGATTTAGCATTATTTTTGTTATTCACATTGAATGTATTACTAAATCCTTTTCCCGGTTGTAATAAAATTAAAAAAATTAAAGATAAAGAAATAAAAATAAAAAAAATTAAAAAAAAACAATACATAAAAAATTATTTCCTTTTTCATAAAATATAAATTATTTATAAAATATTCATTTTGAATAAATAATTTATATATAAAATGATTACATATAAATTATCTATATTATTTTGTTTAAATAAATACAATTTTTCTATTATAATCTATAAACTATATTACTATAACATCGATGTATTCTGACTACTGAAATTTTTTTAAATAAACTTTAATTAATTTAACATCTAATAATTATAAATAATATTCAGATAATAAAATATACATTAAATTAATTTAATCTTTTCTGCAATATCGTGAGCTAATTTATGAACTTTTAAATAATTCTCACCTTCAACCATAATTCTAATACACGATTCTGTACCAGATTTACGAAGTAAAACTCGACTATTACGGCCTAAAATATTTTTATATTCAGAAAGAATTTTTTTTATTGTTGGTTCTTCTTCTAAATTGACATCTTTTTTAAAAAAAACATTTAATAATATTTGAGGAAAAAGTTTTATTTCCTTCAATAAATGATTTAAATTCATATTATTATTAATCATACTTGATAAAACTTGAAGACTAGCTATGATACCATCACCAGTAGAGTGCTTATCAGATAAAATAATATGTCCTGATTTTTCTGCTCCCAACATCCATTTTTTTTCTTGAATCTTTTCATATATATTACGGTCTCCTATTTGTGCTGAACAAAAAGGGATACCAATCTTTTTTAAACTTAAAACAACTCCCATATTAGTCATTAAAGTACCTACTACACCTCCATTTAACTGTTTTTTTCTTAAATATTCTTTAGCAATAATATAAATTATTTGATCACCGTCTATTTCATTACCTAGGTGATCAATCATAATAACACGATCTCCATCACCATCAAATGCCAAACCAATATCTGCTTTTTTTGATATAACTAATTCTTTTAATTTTAAAGTATTAGTAGATCCTGAATTTTTATTAATGTTTATTCCATTAGGCCGAATTGCACAAGTAATTATTTTTGCACCTAAATCTTGAAAAATCTTAGGCGCAACTCTATACGTTGATCCATTAGCACAATCTAAAGCAATAGTCAATTTAGATAAATTTAAATTTTTAGAAAAAGTATTTTTACAAAAATTAATATACTGATTTTCAGCATCAAAAATCTGATGAGAATAACCAAAATAAGTAAAATCAAGATCAAAATAAGTATGTAATATCTTTTTTTCTACAGAAAGTTCAATTTTTTTAGTTAACTTGATTCCATTTTTATCAAAAATTTTTATTCCATTATCATTAAAAAAATTATGAGAGCCAGAAATCATAACACCTGCAGAAGCATTGTAAAATCTTATTAAATAAGCTATTGCTGAAGTAGGTATGCAATCAGTTAATAAAGTAGATACTCCTGTTGATAAAATACCAAACTCTAAAGCAGACTCTAACATAGATCCGGAAATACGCGTATCTTTTCCTATAATAATCTTTTTAGTTTTATTTTTTCCTAAAACTGTTCCAATAGCACGTCCTAATTTTAATAAAAAATCTGGTTTAATCGGATTTTTTCCTACTTTTCCACGTATACCATCTGTTTTAAAATATTGCAAATCACTCATAATAATTTTATTCCTGTATTATTCAAATACGATTAAATTTGCAATAAATATAATAAAATTTATTTTTCTTAAAAAAATAAGATGAAGCTATAATCTTATTACTTCATCTTATTTTTATGCATATCAAATGAACTAATCTTAAAAAGAATAAATTAATATCTTTTATATTAAATTGTTTTCTAAACATATATAAAATATATTTATATTGCTAATTTTTTAAAAAAATTATTTATTTATATCTATCTCTTTCCATCCCTTTGGTTTACGTACTTCACGTCTTTCCATCAAATCATCAATTTGAAAAGCATCAATAGTTTCATATTTTATTAATGCATCTTTCATAGCGTGTAATATATCAATATTTTCATTCAAAATATTTCGAGCCCGTCTATAATTAATTTCAATTAATAGTTTTACTTCTTCATCAATAATTCTGGCTGTTTCATCAGACATATGCTTAGCTTTTGATACTGAACGACCTAAAAACACTTCTTCTTCTTCTTCAGAATACAATAAAGGTCCTAATTTGTCTGAAAAACCCCATTGAGTTACCATATCACGTGCTAAATTTGTAGCTACTTTAATATCATTACAAGCCCCAGTAGAAACATTTTCAGGACCATAGATAATTTCTTCCGCTAAACGACCGCCATATAGAGTTGATATTTGACTTTCTAATTTTTGACGGCTAACACTAAGTATATCTGATTTCGGTAAAAAAAACGTTACGCCTAATGCTCGCCCTCTTGGTATGATAGTTACTTTATGTGCAGGATCGTGATCAGGTACTAATCTCCCGATAATAACATGACCAGCTTCGTGATATGCAGTTGACTCTTTTTGAAAATCACTCATAACCATTGATTTTCTTTCAGAACCCATCATCATTTTATCTTTTGCTCTTTCAAACTCTAACATAGATACTACACGATTGTTTAGTCTAGCAGCAAAAAGAGCTGCTTCATTAACTAAGTTAGCTAAATCAGCCCCCGAAAAACCAGGAGTACCACGTGCAATAATCATAGGATCTACATCTTTAGACAAAGGTACTTTTCTCATATGTACTTTTAAAATCTGTTCTCGTCCACGAATATCTGGAAGAGCTACAATCACTTGACGATCAAAGCGACCTGGACGTAATAAAGCCGGATCTAAAACATCAGGTCTGTTAGTAGCAGCTATTAAAATAATCCCTTCATTACCGTCAAAACCATCCATTTCTACTAACATTTGATTAAGTGTTTGCTCTCTTTCATCATGCCCACCACCTAATCCAGCACCCCTTTGACGTCCTACTGCATCAATTTCATCAATAAATATTATACATGGTGCAGATTTTCTTGAATGTTCAAACATATCTCGTACTCTAGAAGCACCTACTCCAACAAACATTTCAACAAAATCAGAACCTGAAATGGTAAAAAAAGGTACTTTAGCTTCTCCAGCAATTGCTTTTGCAAGAAGTGTTTTTCCAGTTCCAGGAGGACCAACCATTAATATACCTTTTGGAATTTTACCTCCTAATTTTTGAAAACGACTAGGTTCTTTAAGATACTCAACTAATTCACTCACTTCTTCCTTGGCTTCATCGCATCCTGCAACATCTTTAAAAGTAGTTTGAATTTGATCTTCTGAGAGCATACGTGCTTTACTTTTTCCAAATGA
The nucleotide sequence above comes from Buchnera aphidicola (Brachycaudus tragopogonis). Encoded proteins:
- the ftsH gene encoding ATP-dependent zinc metalloprotease FtsH translates to MVKNLIFWLVITVVLMSIFQNFNTNDVNNHRVDYSTFLSEVNQDQVREAYINGRVISVTKKDSSKYTTYIPINDPKLLDNLLIKNVKIIGSVPEEPSLLISVFISWFPMLLLIGVWIFFMRQMQMGGGKGAMSFGKSKARMLSEDQIQTTFKDVAGCDEAKEEVSELVEYLKEPSRFQKLGGKIPKGILMVGPPGTGKTLLAKAIAGEAKVPFFTISGSDFVEMFVGVGASRVRDMFEHSRKSAPCIIFIDEIDAVGRQRGAGLGGGHDEREQTLNQMLVEMDGFDGNEGIILIAATNRPDVLDPALLRPGRFDRQVIVALPDIRGREQILKVHMRKVPLSKDVDPMIIARGTPGFSGADLANLVNEAALFAARLNNRVVSMLEFERAKDKMMMGSERKSMVMSDFQKESTAYHEAGHVIIGRLVPDHDPAHKVTIIPRGRALGVTFFLPKSDILSVSRQKLESQISTLYGGRLAEEIIYGPENVSTGACNDIKVATNLARDMVTQWGFSDKLGPLLYSEEEEEVFLGRSVSKAKHMSDETARIIDEEVKLLIEINYRRARNILNENIDILHAMKDALIKYETIDAFQIDDLMERREVRKPKGWKEIDINK
- the glmM gene encoding phosphoglucosamine mutase — translated: MSDLQYFKTDGIRGKVGKNPIKPDFLLKLGRAIGTVLGKNKTKKIIIGKDTRISGSMLESALEFGILSTGVSTLLTDCIPTSAIAYLIRFYNASAGVMISGSHNFFNDNGIKIFDKNGIKLTKKIELSVEKKILHTYFDLDFTYFGYSHQIFDAENQYINFCKNTFSKNLNLSKLTIALDCANGSTYRVAPKIFQDLGAKIITCAIRPNGININKNSGSTNTLKLKELVISKKADIGLAFDGDGDRVIMIDHLGNEIDGDQIIYIIAKEYLRKKQLNGGVVGTLMTNMGVVLSLKKIGIPFCSAQIGDRNIYEKIQEKKWMLGAEKSGHIILSDKHSTGDGIIASLQVLSSMINNNMNLNHLLKEIKLFPQILLNVFFKKDVNLEEEPTIKKILSEYKNILGRNSRVLLRKSGTESCIRIMVEGENYLKVHKLAHDIAEKIKLI